In Trichoderma atroviride chromosome 2, complete sequence, one DNA window encodes the following:
- a CDS encoding uncharacterized protein (EggNog:ENOG41), whose amino-acid sequence MGAKIECYLDLASYYSYIAFTDLAQNREKLAANGVDIEITPVLLGGINHLSGNKPPWTNETKAKYLKYDSRRSADRVGLFNIQGPPDLMAVSHTVSPLRALLYIKANYPQATFLAAFESLLMAFWTPPNVNLIPEENLRAVLQGATEKPGKSDSKKLFTEEEVDKIMQSRGQMKDVLLASTKKAVDLGAFGAPWIWVTNAKGEQEPFFGSDRFHHIYKFLGIPFQDIAVLAPSKL is encoded by the exons ATGGGTGCCAAGATTGAGTGCTACTTGGATCTCG CATCCTATTACAGCTATATTGCCTTCACCGACTTGGCGCAGAATcgagagaagctggcagcCAATGGAGTCGATATAGA GATCACTCCcgtgctgctgggcggcaTCAACCACTTGTCAG GCAACAAACCTCCATGGACAAacgagaccaaggccaagtaCCTCAAGTATGATTCTCGCCGTTCCGCGGATCGGGTCGGTCTTTTCAACATCCAGGGCCCTCCGGATCTCATGGCCGTCTCCCACACCGTCTCGCCACTTCGCGCTTTGCTCTATATCAAGGCCAACTATCCACAGGCCACTTTTCTAGCCGCCTTTGAGTCTCTCCTCATGGCCTTTTGGACGCCCCCGAATGTGAACCTCATTCCGGAAGAGAATCTGCGGGCGGTGCTCCAAGGAGCGACGGAGAAACCCGGCAAAAGCGACAGCAAGAAGCTGTTTACTGAAGAAGAGGTGGACAAGATTATGCAGTCGCGCGGCCAGATGAAGGATGTGCTCTTGGCTTCTACGAAGAAGGCTGTTGATTTGGGGGCCTTTGGAGCGCCTTGGATTTGGGTGACGAATGCAAAGGGAGAGCAAGAACCATTTTTTGGAAGTGACCG ATTCCACCACATTTACAAGTTTTTGGGCATTCCTTTCCAAGACATTGCTGTTTTAGCGCCTTCGAAGCTGTGA
- a CDS encoding uncharacterized protein (EggNog:ENOG41), which translates to MASQKPVALVVGASRGIGRQVAIDLAKNGYAVVVAAKSITDPSKLTDKTPNPKTSDSTVTTVAREITSAGGDATPIQVDVRSEESVNALVAQTIAKYGRLDVVVYNSGAIWWASVANTPLKRFQLMQRVNPEGLYAVVQAALPHLRRSGNGGGRIVVVSPPIYSRFFRGKTAYAMGKVGMSVLTKGLAIDFEREGLKDMAITSIWPAVAIESAATEQFTKKNPGEEKDLRKPTIFSDAILAILRSPAAKVNGELVLDEDFLREHGGVSDFSKYSVVPGSSPRRIMPAKLPDLTVAEQADEGKRVDSATKSKL; encoded by the exons ATGGCCAGCCAAAAGCCCGTAGCCCTCGTCGTGGGAGCTTCTCGCGGCATCGGCCGCCAAGTCGCCATCGATCTGGCCAAGAACGGCTACGCAG tcgtcgtcgccgcaaAGTCCATCACAGACCCCTCCAAACTCACCGACAAGACGCCCAACCCAAAGACCAGCGACTCAACCGTCACCACCGTCGCCCGCGAAATCACCTCggccggcggcgatgccaCGCCCATCCAGGTCGACGTGCGATCCGAGGAGAGTGTGAATGCCCTCGTCGCGCAGACCATTGCC AAATACGGCCGCCTCGACGTCGTCGTCTACAACTCCGGCGCCATCTGGTGGGCCTCCGTCGCAAACACGCCCCTCAAGCGCTTCCAGCTCATGCAGCGCGTCAACCCAGAGGGCCTCTACGCCGTCGTCCAGGCCGCTCTACCGCATCTCCGCCGTTCtggcaatggcggcggccgcatcgtcgtcgtcagccCGCCCATCTACAGCCGCTTCTTCCGCGGCAAGACCGCCTACGCCATGGGCAAGGTCGGCATGAGCGTCCTGACAAAGGGCCTGGCCATTGACTTTGAGCGCGAGGGGCTCAAGGATATGGCCATTACCAGCATCTGGCCCGCAGTG GCCATCGAATCCGCCGCCACCGAGCAATTCACCAAGAAAAACCCCGGTGAGGAAAAGGACCTCCGCAAACCCACAATCTTCTCCGacgccatcctcgccatcctGCGCTCCCCCGCCGCAAAAGTCAACGGCGAGCTGGTTCTCGACGAGGACTTCCTCCGCGAGCACGGCGGCGTCTCCGACTTTTCAAAGTACAGCGTCGTTCCGGGCTCGAGCCCTCGCCGCATCATGCCCGCGAAGCTGCCCGACCTGACTGTTGCCGAGCAGGCAGACGAGGGGAAGAGGGTGGATAGCGCTACTAAATCTAAATTGtaa
- a CDS encoding uncharacterized protein (BUSCO:EOG092D2U5N), whose amino-acid sequence MACESCRSQARTLLRVANRTSVLSRSSAAARSNFLPLLGAPVQVQTRPPSRSFSSTGSKKILGIGGSIGESYRVIGASERIFKACSKAADYRITEEERKNDQVERLEDGEEIGRSLEEGNIWHSTFKLSPTFSTWSHVTMLHLYLINARIRMLERDAYRSWQQQLIDHFFFECEKKMHIDHNITSSALRQRYLKDIFVQWRGLLLAYDEGLIKGDAVLASAVWRNLFKGDPEVDPRALVAIVGWMRSGLASLEGASDMAMPNRALEILDKPVDVFWTRLEEPFKREQGKESVDESQEAKATPELAKAA is encoded by the exons ATGGCCTGCGAAAGCTGCAGGTCCCAGGCCCGGACGCTGCTTCGGGTCGCAAACCGCACTTCAGTATTATCCCGGTCCTCGGCCGCTGCGAGATCGAATtttctgccgctgctcgGTGCGCCTGTCCAGGTCCAGACACGGCCGCCGTCACGGAGTTTCAGCAGCACGGGCTCCAAGAAGATTCTGGGAATTGGAGGCTCGATTGGAGAGTCGTATCGGGTCATTGGCGCCTCGGAGAGGATATTCAAGGCATGCTCCAAGGCAGCTGATTATCGCATCACCGAGGAGGAGCGCAAGAATGACCAGGTGGAGAGAttggaggatggagaggagaTTGGCCGTTCTCTCGAGGAGGGCAATATCTGGCACAGCA CATTCAAGCTCTCTCCTACCTTTAGCACCTGGTCGCACGTCACCATGCTTCACCTCTACCTCATCAACGCCCGCATACGCATGCTCGAGCGCGACGCCTACCgaagctggcagcagcagctcatcgaccacttcttcttcgagtgcgagaagaagatgcacATCGACCACAACATCACCTCCAGCGCTCTCCGACAGCGCTACCTCAAGGACATCTTTGTCCAGTGGCGAGGCCTCCTGCTAGCGTATGACGAGGGCCTCATCAAGGGCGACGCCGTATTAGCGAGCGCCGTGTGGAGGAACCTCTTCAAGGGCGACCCCGAGGTTGACCCACGAGCATTGGTGGCTATTGTTGGATGGATGAGATCGGGCCTTGCATCGCTGGAGGGCGCTTCCGACATGGCAATGCCCAATAGGGCTCTCGAGATCTTGGACAAGCCGGTGGATGTGTTCTGGACGAGACTTGAAGAGCCCTTTAAGAGGGAGCAAGGCAAGGAGAGTGTGGACGAGAGCCAAGAAGCAAAGGCTACCCCAGAActggccaaggctgcttaa